Proteins found in one Micromonospora sp. WMMD1082 genomic segment:
- the purE gene encoding 5-(carboxyamino)imidazole ribonucleotide mutase, whose protein sequence is MSTVGVIMGSDSDWPTMKAAAEVLAEFEVPYDVEVVSAHRTPVKMIDYGRAAADRGLKVIIAGAGGAAALPGMVASVTPLPVIGVPVPLTHLDGMDSLLSIVQMPAGVPVATVSIGNARNAGLLAVRILAAADRTLLDRMSAYQADLEQLVAEKDAALRASLA, encoded by the coding sequence GTGAGCACCGTTGGTGTGATCATGGGCAGCGACTCGGACTGGCCGACCATGAAGGCCGCCGCTGAGGTGCTCGCCGAGTTCGAGGTGCCGTACGACGTGGAGGTGGTCTCCGCGCACCGTACGCCGGTGAAGATGATCGACTACGGCCGGGCCGCCGCCGACCGTGGCCTCAAGGTGATCATCGCCGGGGCCGGTGGGGCGGCGGCGCTGCCCGGCATGGTCGCCTCGGTGACGCCGCTGCCGGTGATCGGCGTGCCGGTGCCGTTGACGCACCTTGACGGCATGGACTCGCTGCTGTCCATCGTGCAGATGCCGGCCGGCGTGCCGGTGGCCACCGTGTCGATCGGCAACGCCCGCAACGCCGGGCTGCTCGCCGTCCGTATCCTGGCCGCCGCCGACCGCACCCTGCTCGACCGGATGTCGGCGTACCAGGCGGACCTGGAGCAACTGGTCGCGGAGAAGGACGCGGCGCTGCGCGCCTCCCTGGCCTGA
- a CDS encoding 5-(carboxyamino)imidazole ribonucleotide synthase has protein sequence MDSRIGLPVVGMVGGGQLARMTHQAAISLGQSLRVLALTPDDGAALVAADVQYGDHTDLAALRTFAKGCDVVTFDHEHVPTEHIRALTDEGVKLFPPADALVHAQDKQVMRERLGALGAPNPRWRPVAVPADLVGFGDEVGWPVVLKAARGGYDGRGVWPVTDAAHADDLVRTLLAGGTTLIVEERVALRRELAVQVARSPFGQVAVYPVVETVQRDGICVEVLAPAPGLPEELAVSAQQLAIDLATALGVVGLLAVELFEVADPTAPGGSRVVVNELAMRPHNSGHWTIEGARTSQFEQHLRAVLDYPMGDTSLTAPVVVMANVLGGEPGGMPLDERLHHLFAAEPTARVHLYGKQLRSGRKIGHVTVLGDELDEVRARAARAVRWLRHGE, from the coding sequence ATGGACTCCCGTATCGGTCTGCCTGTTGTCGGCATGGTGGGCGGCGGCCAACTGGCCCGGATGACCCACCAGGCCGCCATCTCCCTCGGCCAGTCGCTGCGTGTGCTCGCGCTCACGCCGGACGACGGCGCGGCCCTGGTCGCCGCCGACGTCCAGTACGGCGACCACACCGACCTCGCCGCGCTGCGCACCTTCGCCAAGGGCTGCGACGTGGTCACCTTCGACCACGAGCACGTCCCGACCGAGCACATCCGCGCGCTGACCGACGAGGGGGTGAAGCTGTTCCCGCCCGCCGATGCCCTGGTGCACGCGCAGGACAAGCAGGTGATGCGGGAGCGGCTCGGTGCGCTGGGCGCGCCGAACCCGAGGTGGCGGCCCGTGGCGGTCCCCGCCGACCTGGTCGGCTTCGGTGACGAGGTGGGCTGGCCGGTCGTGCTCAAGGCGGCCCGTGGCGGGTACGACGGGCGGGGGGTCTGGCCGGTCACCGACGCCGCACACGCCGACGACCTGGTCCGGACGCTGCTCGCCGGCGGTACGACGCTCATCGTCGAGGAGCGGGTGGCGCTGCGCCGGGAACTGGCCGTGCAGGTGGCGCGCTCGCCGTTCGGCCAGGTCGCGGTCTACCCGGTGGTGGAGACGGTGCAGCGGGACGGGATCTGTGTCGAGGTGCTGGCACCCGCGCCCGGCCTGCCGGAGGAGTTGGCGGTCTCCGCGCAGCAGCTCGCCATCGACCTGGCCACCGCGCTCGGTGTGGTGGGCCTGCTGGCGGTGGAGCTGTTCGAGGTGGCCGACCCGACGGCGCCGGGCGGCAGCCGGGTCGTGGTCAACGAGCTGGCGATGCGCCCGCACAACTCCGGGCACTGGACCATCGAGGGCGCCCGGACGTCGCAGTTCGAGCAGCACCTGCGGGCGGTGCTGGACTACCCGATGGGCGACACCTCGCTGACCGCGCCGGTGGTGGTGATGGCCAACGTGCTCGGTGGCGAGCCGGGCGGCATGCCGCTCGACGAACGGCTGCACCACCTCTTCGCCGCCGAGCCCACCGCCCGGGTGCACCTGTACGGCAAGCAGCTGCGCTCCGGTCGCAAGATCGGCCACGTCACGGTGCTCGGCGACGAGCTGGACGAGGTACGCGCCCGCGCCGCCCGGGCGGTCCGCTGGCTGCGCCACGGCGAATGA
- a CDS encoding thioredoxin domain-containing protein gives MNRLADATSPYLLQHADNPVDWWPWCDEAFAEAKRRDVPVLISVGYAACHWCHVMAHESFEDETVGELLNDGFVSIKVDREERPDVDAVYMTATQAMTGQGGWPMTVFATPEGTPFFCGTYFPRQNFVRLLQSVGTAWRDQRDAVLRQGAAVVEAIGGAQAVGGPTAPLTAELLDAAADQLAGEYDETNGGFGGAPKFPPHMNLLFLLRHHQRTGSARSLEIVRHTCEAMARGGIHDQLAGGFARYSVDAHWTVPHFEKMLYDNALLLRVYTQLWRLTGDALALRVARDIARFLADELHRPGQGFASALDADTEGVEGLTYAWTPAQLVEVLGEEDGRWAADLFAVTESGTFERGTSVLRLARDVDDADPAVRGRWQDVVSRLLAARDTRPQPARDDKVVAAWNGLAITAIAEFVRLVETTGRIGTEGEANLLEGVTIVADGAMRDTAEYLARVHVVDGRLRRASRDGRVGEPAGVLEDYGCVAEAFCAMHQVTGEGRWLELAGRLLDAALVHFAAPGGAFYDTADDAEQLVARPADPTDNATPSGRSAIAAALVAYAALTGENRYREAAEAALSTVAPIVGRHARFTGYAATVGEALLSGPYEIAVATGDPAGDPLVAAAHRHAPPGAVIVAGRPDQPGVPLLAGRPLLGERAAAYVCRGFVCQRPVTGVEELVAQLS, from the coding sequence GTGAACCGACTCGCGGACGCCACCAGCCCGTACCTCCTCCAGCACGCCGACAACCCGGTGGACTGGTGGCCCTGGTGCGACGAGGCGTTCGCCGAGGCGAAACGGCGGGACGTCCCGGTGCTCATCTCGGTCGGCTACGCGGCCTGCCACTGGTGCCACGTGATGGCGCACGAGTCGTTCGAGGACGAGACGGTCGGCGAGCTGCTGAACGACGGCTTCGTCTCGATCAAGGTGGACCGCGAGGAACGCCCCGACGTCGACGCCGTCTACATGACCGCCACCCAGGCGATGACCGGCCAGGGCGGCTGGCCGATGACCGTCTTCGCCACGCCGGAGGGCACCCCCTTCTTCTGCGGGACGTACTTCCCCCGCCAGAACTTCGTCCGGCTGCTCCAGTCGGTCGGCACCGCGTGGCGGGACCAGCGTGACGCCGTGCTGCGCCAGGGCGCCGCGGTGGTGGAGGCGATCGGTGGCGCCCAGGCCGTCGGCGGCCCGACCGCCCCGCTCACCGCCGAGCTGCTCGACGCCGCCGCCGACCAGCTGGCCGGTGAGTACGACGAGACCAACGGCGGGTTCGGCGGCGCGCCGAAGTTCCCGCCGCACATGAACCTGCTCTTCCTGCTGCGGCACCACCAGCGCACCGGCTCGGCCCGGAGCCTGGAGATCGTCCGGCACACCTGCGAGGCGATGGCCCGGGGCGGCATCCACGACCAGCTCGCCGGGGGCTTCGCCCGGTACTCCGTGGACGCGCACTGGACCGTGCCGCACTTCGAGAAGATGCTCTACGACAACGCCCTGCTGCTGCGGGTCTACACCCAGCTGTGGCGCCTCACCGGCGACGCGCTGGCGCTGCGGGTGGCCCGGGACATCGCCCGGTTCCTCGCCGACGAGCTGCACCGCCCCGGCCAGGGATTCGCCTCCGCGCTGGACGCGGACACCGAGGGCGTCGAGGGGCTCACCTACGCCTGGACCCCGGCCCAGCTGGTCGAGGTGCTGGGCGAGGAGGACGGCCGCTGGGCCGCCGACCTGTTCGCCGTCACCGAATCCGGCACCTTTGAACGGGGCACGAGCGTGTTGCGGCTGGCCCGGGACGTGGACGACGCCGACCCGGCCGTGCGGGGGCGCTGGCAGGACGTCGTCAGCCGGCTGCTCGCCGCCCGGGACACCCGGCCCCAGCCGGCGCGCGACGACAAGGTGGTGGCCGCCTGGAACGGGCTCGCGATCACCGCCATCGCCGAGTTCGTCCGGCTCGTCGAGACCACCGGCCGGATCGGCACCGAGGGGGAGGCGAATCTGCTGGAGGGGGTGACCATCGTCGCCGACGGGGCGATGCGGGACACCGCCGAGTACCTCGCCCGGGTGCACGTGGTGGACGGGCGGCTGCGTCGCGCGTCCCGGGACGGCCGGGTCGGCGAGCCGGCCGGCGTGCTCGAAGACTACGGCTGCGTGGCCGAGGCGTTCTGCGCCATGCACCAGGTCACCGGCGAGGGCCGGTGGCTGGAGCTGGCCGGCCGGCTGCTCGACGCCGCCCTGGTGCACTTCGCCGCGCCCGGCGGCGCGTTCTACGACACCGCCGACGACGCGGAGCAGTTGGTGGCCCGGCCGGCCGATCCGACGGACAACGCCACTCCCTCGGGCCGGTCCGCGATCGCCGCCGCCCTGGTCGCGTACGCGGCGCTGACCGGCGAGAACCGTTACCGGGAGGCCGCCGAGGCAGCCCTGTCGACCGTCGCGCCGATCGTCGGCCGGCACGCCCGGTTCACCGGGTACGCGGCGACCGTGGGCGAGGCGCTGCTCTCCGGGCCGTACGAGATCGCGGTGGCCACCGGTGACCCGGCCGGTGACCCGCTGGTCGCGGCGGCGCACCGGCACGCCCCGCCCGGGGCGGTGATCGTGGCGGGCCGCCCGGACCAGCCGGGGGTGCCGCTGCTGGCCGGCCGGCCGCTGCTCGGCGAGCGGGCCGCCGCGTACGTCTGCCGGGGTTTCGTCTGTCAGCGGCCGGTCACCGGCGTCGAGGAGCTGGTGGCGCAGCTGAGCTGA
- a CDS encoding DUF5919 domain-containing protein: protein MSHADARRPTCGRLRPAALLRRLTAGELEAYLVSGTALAVGLLGLLDVTGSDVVAAVTLAVLGVITFELLTGRRRLRRIESALRAVAGSLRADEVSSVDRLLTAAVPGGAAAMAGARDIRLLGVSLNRTIRNHLDELRKQLAAGATVRVALIDPTSAAPQEAARRNGLDAVGGGNVFAHRVQPTIDLLDYLSAETAGTGRLEVRLLRFVPAFGMLLIDPEEPSGQISVDIYSHRPDGREATITLRAERDPTWYRHFAQEFERVWASGTVRNEPTLT from the coding sequence GTGAGCCACGCCGACGCCCGACGCCCGACGTGCGGCCGGCTCCGGCCGGCGGCGCTGCTCCGCCGGCTGACCGCCGGGGAGTTGGAGGCGTACCTCGTCTCCGGGACGGCGTTGGCCGTCGGCCTGCTCGGCCTGCTCGACGTGACCGGATCCGACGTGGTGGCCGCAGTGACCCTCGCCGTCCTCGGTGTCATCACCTTCGAGCTGCTGACCGGCCGCCGACGGTTGCGGCGGATCGAGTCCGCGCTGCGGGCGGTGGCCGGCAGCCTCCGTGCGGACGAGGTCAGCTCGGTGGACCGGCTGCTCACCGCCGCCGTCCCCGGCGGGGCGGCGGCGATGGCCGGCGCGCGGGACATCCGGCTGCTCGGGGTGAGCCTGAACCGGACGATCCGCAACCACCTGGACGAGCTGCGGAAACAGCTGGCCGCAGGGGCGACCGTCCGGGTGGCGCTCATCGACCCGACCAGTGCCGCGCCGCAGGAGGCGGCCCGCCGCAACGGGCTCGACGCGGTGGGCGGGGGCAACGTGTTCGCGCATCGGGTCCAGCCCACCATCGACCTGCTGGACTACCTCTCCGCCGAGACCGCCGGCACCGGGCGGCTGGAGGTCCGGCTGCTCCGCTTCGTGCCGGCATTCGGCATGCTGCTGATCGATCCCGAGGAGCCGAGCGGGCAGATATCCGTCGACATCTACTCGCACCGGCCGGACGGACGCGAGGCGACCATCACGCTGCGTGCGGAACGGGATCCGACCTGGTATCGGCACTTCGCCCAGGAGTTCGAGCGCGTCTGGGCCAGCGGCACGGTCCGGAACGAGCCGACTCTCACCTGA
- a CDS encoding NUDIX domain-containing protein encodes MPHQPTAFRIAIDLAVLTIRDGHLAVLLIERGQPPFEGRVALPGGFVRAGEDLDDTAVRELSEETGLDGRTLHLEQVRTYATPGRDPRGAVASVAYLAIAPDLPMPMAGTDAARARWEPVDHDRLSHGWLAFDHDIILRDALERARAKLEYSPLATAFCAETFTIGELRAVYEAVWQVRLDPRNFHRKVTGVSGFVVPTGAQRNPPTGRPAALYRRGNATLLHPAMLRPDNGRQ; translated from the coding sequence GTGCCGCACCAGCCGACCGCCTTCCGGATCGCCATCGACCTGGCGGTCCTCACGATCCGTGACGGGCACCTTGCGGTCTTGCTGATCGAACGAGGACAGCCACCGTTCGAGGGCAGGGTCGCGCTGCCCGGTGGGTTCGTCCGGGCGGGCGAAGACCTGGACGACACCGCGGTACGCGAACTCTCCGAGGAGACCGGGCTGGACGGCCGCACCCTCCACCTGGAACAGGTCCGGACGTACGCCACGCCGGGGCGGGATCCGCGTGGCGCGGTCGCCTCCGTCGCGTACCTGGCCATCGCTCCGGATCTGCCGATGCCGATGGCGGGCACCGACGCGGCGCGCGCCCGGTGGGAGCCGGTCGACCACGATCGGCTGAGCCACGGCTGGCTCGCCTTCGACCACGACATCATCCTGCGGGACGCGCTCGAACGCGCCCGGGCCAAGCTCGAGTACTCGCCACTGGCCACCGCCTTCTGCGCAGAGACCTTCACCATCGGCGAGCTACGCGCCGTCTACGAGGCCGTCTGGCAGGTACGCCTCGACCCGCGCAACTTCCACCGCAAGGTCACCGGCGTGAGTGGCTTCGTGGTGCCCACCGGGGCGCAGCGCAATCCGCCCACCGGCCGCCCGGCCGCGTTGTACCGGCGCGGAAACGCGACCCTGCTGCACCCGGCGATGCTGCGGCCGGACAACGGTCGGCAGTAG
- a CDS encoding phosphatidylinositol-specific phospholipase C domain-containing protein, producing MRGSRTWSVLAAVTLTTTLLATGSPAMAVDPDARISATTGVGTHNAYERATYTYLAQSLDARPGLIELDVWPDILTRQWRVSHSNPLGNDNNCVAATSAAQLYTGTRNRNLEHCLDNIRLWLTAHPDAGPLLLKIELKTGFSARTGQGPTQLDAVLAARLGDRLFTPAQLRGGHASLDAAARANAWPTRRQLAGKVIVYLIPGTVEHGNPTDTLRTDVEYARHLVALDSAGTLDTAKAFPAVHRARTGDPRTQYAETNLRPWFVIFDGDATAYVTGGIDTAWYSTNHYLLVMTDAHKVPPAIGNTDPDAALARLTELAARHATIASADWAPLPQVIPQTLPRA from the coding sequence ATGCGCGGATCCCGTACCTGGTCGGTGCTCGCGGCGGTCACACTGACCACGACCCTGCTCGCCACCGGCTCTCCCGCCATGGCGGTTGACCCGGACGCCCGGATCTCGGCCACCACCGGCGTCGGCACCCACAACGCGTACGAGCGGGCCACCTACACCTACCTCGCGCAGTCGCTCGACGCCCGGCCCGGCCTGATCGAGCTGGACGTCTGGCCGGACATCCTCACCCGGCAGTGGCGGGTCAGCCACTCCAACCCGCTCGGCAACGACAACAACTGCGTGGCCGCCACCAGCGCCGCCCAGCTCTACACCGGCACCCGGAACCGGAACCTGGAGCACTGCCTGGACAACATCCGGCTCTGGCTGACCGCGCACCCGGACGCCGGGCCGCTACTGCTCAAGATCGAGCTGAAGACGGGGTTCAGCGCCCGCACCGGCCAGGGCCCGACGCAGCTCGACGCGGTCCTCGCCGCCCGACTCGGCGACCGTCTCTTCACCCCGGCGCAGCTGCGTGGCGGGCACGCCAGCCTGGACGCCGCCGCTCGCGCGAACGCCTGGCCGACCCGCCGACAGCTCGCCGGGAAGGTGATCGTCTACCTCATCCCGGGCACCGTGGAGCACGGCAACCCGACCGACACGCTCCGGACCGACGTGGAGTACGCCCGACACCTGGTCGCACTGGACTCGGCCGGCACCCTCGATACCGCGAAGGCGTTCCCGGCCGTACACCGGGCACGAACCGGCGACCCGCGCACCCAGTACGCCGAGACCAACCTGCGCCCCTGGTTCGTCATCTTCGACGGCGACGCCACCGCGTACGTCACCGGCGGCATCGACACCGCCTGGTACTCGACCAACCACTACCTGCTGGTGATGACCGACGCGCACAAGGTCCCGCCCGCCATCGGCAACACCGACCCGGACGCCGCCCTCGCCCGCCTCACCGAGCTGGCCGCCCGCCACGCCACCATCGCCTCCGCCGACTGGGCCCCCCTCCCCCAGGTAATCCCCCAAACCCTCCCCCGCGCCTAA
- a CDS encoding bifunctional diguanylate cyclase/phosphodiesterase: protein MHLLTAAVVATALVAAVVGLSLPVRLPADDPLGPAGGLARFGIAVALFAVAQLARLRFRAAAGVVSVTWGEAALIVCLYLAPPGWLPAAALIGVTLAWTALSVVDDGRSTWDVVRIAGTQTAATALAVAVTTALGQPMLASPTPSLALAAVAGAVAYLLASAWLGGMMLALRHGMPIGRPLLAALRGKLLMFVGNVVVGLLVVALVEIDPRWLLLLPAPLWLFQQTYRQRLREDRERRTWRSFAEATAALNQLDERGVATAGVTGALSLFEAEMVDVEVARGDGRWRRYRGDPGGQVVDREIAPPGDHEPEPGELVRDLSVGETRVGRLRVRFPRTAGPIGRERDAHAAFADALAAALHDAATHRELRLVNARSSYEAVHDPLTGLANRAAMLGRGDQALRQLAHDHPVALLLLDIDQFKDVNDTLGHAAGDQLLRLTANRLGTLARSGDLLARLGGDEFALLLTSVPVVGDRAAPMAYALRQARDIAERLAAPTEVAGVRMSVEVSVGVVVAPAGTADLTELLRRADIAMYQAKSGGGSVASYDSSRDAASTDQLALLAELREALQADDQLVLVLQPAVDLATGAPTGVEALIRWRHPRRGWLGPADFIRPVENSDQLGTFTRYVLDKALSVAAGWAREGLDIPISVNLSARSLLDPRLPAEIAEALRRHQVPADRLVLEITETVVMSELEVIDQVLTTLRSMGVQLAVDDFGTGFSSLTFLTRIAVDELKVDRSFVLRMADSPEAAAIVRTTVGLAHELGLRVVAEGVETAAQRSALAELGCNAAQGYHFFKPMPADKIAAVLNSLARQVPTNVLPLRADGAS, encoded by the coding sequence CTGCACCTGCTCACCGCCGCCGTCGTGGCCACCGCATTGGTCGCCGCGGTGGTGGGGCTGAGCCTGCCCGTCAGGCTGCCCGCCGACGATCCCCTCGGCCCGGCCGGCGGGCTGGCCCGGTTCGGCATCGCGGTTGCCCTGTTCGCCGTGGCGCAGCTCGCCCGGCTGCGGTTCCGCGCCGCCGCCGGCGTGGTCAGTGTGACCTGGGGTGAGGCGGCGCTGATCGTCTGCCTCTACCTGGCACCACCCGGTTGGCTGCCCGCCGCCGCGCTGATCGGCGTGACGCTCGCCTGGACGGCGCTCTCGGTGGTGGACGACGGCCGATCGACGTGGGACGTGGTCCGCATCGCCGGGACACAGACCGCCGCCACCGCGCTCGCGGTGGCGGTCACCACCGCCCTGGGCCAGCCGATGCTGGCCAGCCCGACCCCGTCGCTCGCGCTCGCGGCGGTCGCCGGTGCGGTCGCCTACCTGCTGGCGAGTGCCTGGCTGGGCGGGATGATGCTGGCGCTGCGGCACGGGATGCCGATCGGGCGCCCGCTGCTCGCCGCGCTGCGCGGCAAGCTGCTGATGTTCGTCGGCAACGTGGTGGTCGGCCTGCTGGTGGTGGCGCTGGTCGAGATCGACCCGCGCTGGCTCCTGCTGCTGCCCGCCCCGCTGTGGCTGTTCCAGCAGACCTATCGGCAGCGGCTGCGCGAGGACCGGGAGCGGCGGACCTGGCGGTCCTTCGCCGAGGCGACGGCCGCACTGAACCAACTCGACGAGCGCGGCGTGGCCACCGCGGGTGTCACCGGCGCCCTCTCGCTCTTCGAGGCGGAGATGGTCGACGTGGAGGTGGCCCGGGGCGACGGACGGTGGCGCCGCTACCGGGGTGACCCCGGCGGTCAGGTGGTCGACCGGGAGATCGCGCCTCCGGGCGACCACGAGCCCGAACCGGGGGAACTGGTCCGCGACCTGTCGGTGGGCGAGACGCGGGTCGGCCGGCTACGGGTGCGGTTCCCCCGCACGGCCGGGCCCATCGGCCGGGAGCGCGACGCCCACGCCGCGTTCGCCGACGCCCTGGCCGCCGCCCTGCACGATGCGGCCACCCACCGGGAGCTACGACTGGTCAACGCCCGCTCGTCGTACGAGGCGGTGCACGACCCGCTGACCGGCCTGGCCAACCGGGCGGCCATGCTCGGCAGGGGCGATCAGGCGCTGCGGCAGCTGGCCCACGACCACCCCGTTGCCCTGCTGCTGCTCGACATCGACCAGTTCAAGGACGTCAACGACACGCTCGGGCACGCCGCCGGCGACCAGCTGCTGCGGTTGACCGCGAATCGGCTGGGCACCCTGGCGCGCTCCGGTGACCTGCTGGCCCGGCTCGGCGGCGACGAGTTCGCGCTGCTGCTGACGTCGGTCCCGGTGGTCGGCGATCGCGCCGCCCCGATGGCGTACGCGCTGCGCCAGGCCCGGGACATCGCCGAGCGGCTGGCCGCGCCGACGGAGGTGGCCGGGGTGCGGATGTCCGTCGAGGTCTCCGTCGGGGTGGTGGTGGCCCCGGCCGGTACCGCCGACCTGACCGAGCTGCTGCGCCGCGCCGACATCGCGATGTACCAGGCGAAGTCCGGTGGCGGCAGCGTGGCGTCGTACGACAGTTCGCGGGACGCGGCCAGCACCGACCAGCTGGCCCTGCTCGCGGAGCTGCGCGAGGCGTTGCAGGCCGATGACCAACTGGTGCTGGTGTTGCAGCCGGCCGTGGACCTGGCCACCGGGGCGCCGACCGGCGTGGAGGCGTTGATCCGCTGGCGGCACCCGCGTCGGGGCTGGCTCGGGCCGGCCGACTTCATCCGGCCGGTGGAGAACAGCGACCAGCTCGGCACCTTTACCCGGTACGTGCTGGACAAGGCGCTCTCGGTCGCCGCCGGCTGGGCCCGGGAGGGTCTGGACATCCCCATCTCGGTGAACCTCTCCGCCCGCAGCCTGCTGGATCCGCGGCTGCCGGCGGAGATCGCCGAGGCGCTGCGCCGGCACCAGGTGCCGGCGGACCGGCTGGTCCTGGAGATCACCGAGACGGTGGTGATGAGCGAGCTCGAAGTCATCGACCAGGTGCTCACCACGCTGCGGTCGATGGGCGTGCAGCTGGCGGTGGACGACTTCGGCACCGGCTTCTCGTCGCTGACGTTCCTCACCCGGATCGCGGTGGACGAGTTGAAGGTGGACCGGTCCTTCGTGCTCCGGATGGCGGATTCACCCGAGGCGGCGGCCATCGTGCGTACCACCGTGGGGTTGGCCCACGAGCTGGGCCTGCGGGTGGTGGCCGAGGGGGTGGAGACGGCCGCGCAGCGTTCCGCGCTGGCCGAGCTGGGCTGCAACGCCGCCCAGGGCTACCACTTCTTCAAGCCGATGCCCGCCGACAAGATCGCCGCCGTCCTCAACTCCCTGGCCCGCCAGGTCCCCACCAACGTCCTCCCCCTCCGCGCCGACGGCGCCTCCTAA
- the mca gene encoding mycothiol conjugate amidase Mca, whose product MAEQLRLMAVHAHPDDESSKGAATTAKYVAEGVDVLVVTCTGGERGSVLNPKLDRPDVWANIAEIRRAEMDAARAILGIEQAWLGFVDSGLPEGDPLPPLPEGCFALQDVAVAAGPLVRLMREFRPHVVTTYDEEGGYPHPDHIMCHKVSVAAFDAAGDAGQYPELGEPWQPLKLYYDVGFSKGKVLALHEAILATGVESPYGEWLERWEDRPDKGPRITTRVECAEYFPVRDDALRAHATQVDPDGFWFQVPMELQQRAWPTEDYQLVRSMVDSPLPESDLFAGVRETAHAR is encoded by the coding sequence TTGGCAGAGCAACTTCGACTCATGGCCGTGCACGCGCACCCCGACGACGAGTCGAGCAAGGGCGCCGCGACGACGGCGAAGTACGTCGCCGAGGGGGTGGACGTGCTGGTCGTGACCTGTACGGGCGGCGAGCGTGGCAGCGTGCTCAACCCCAAGCTCGACCGACCCGACGTGTGGGCGAACATCGCCGAGATCCGTCGGGCCGAGATGGACGCCGCGCGGGCCATCCTCGGCATCGAGCAGGCGTGGCTGGGCTTCGTCGACTCCGGCCTGCCCGAGGGTGATCCGCTGCCGCCGCTACCCGAGGGCTGTTTCGCCCTGCAGGACGTCGCGGTGGCCGCCGGCCCGCTGGTGCGGCTGATGCGCGAGTTCCGCCCGCACGTGGTCACCACGTACGACGAGGAGGGCGGCTACCCGCACCCCGATCACATCATGTGCCACAAGGTCAGCGTGGCGGCCTTCGACGCGGCCGGCGACGCCGGGCAGTACCCGGAGCTGGGGGAGCCCTGGCAACCGCTGAAGCTCTACTACGATGTCGGCTTCTCCAAGGGCAAGGTCCTGGCGCTGCACGAGGCCATCCTCGCCACCGGCGTCGAGTCGCCGTACGGAGAGTGGCTGGAACGCTGGGAGGATCGGCCGGACAAGGGCCCGCGGATCACCACCCGGGTCGAGTGCGCGGAATACTTCCCCGTCCGGGACGACGCGCTGCGGGCGCACGCCACCCAGGTGGACCCGGACGGCTTCTGGTTCCAGGTGCCGATGGAGCTGCAGCAGCGCGCCTGGCCGACGGAGGATTACCAGCTGGTCCGGTCGATGGTCGACAGTCCGCTGCCCGAGTCCGACCTGTTCGCCGGCGTACGGGAGACGGCCCATGCCCGCTGA
- a CDS encoding DUF4307 domain-containing protein, translating to MTETHATLGPHAPVFPPGRYGRRRAPRRRRPVLAALLVVAVVATLTVVSVRLYRQYGDPAYDAQVISYGDITDSEVVIDFRVNLPDGGAAVCVLRARDHAGAEVAREEVPVSAVEGQRHVTVRHRLVTSARPFIGEVVRCRPAT from the coding sequence GTGACCGAGACGCACGCCACACTTGGACCGCACGCGCCGGTCTTCCCGCCCGGCCGGTACGGCCGCCGCCGGGCACCGCGACGCCGCCGCCCGGTGTTGGCCGCGCTGCTGGTGGTCGCCGTGGTCGCGACCCTCACCGTCGTCTCGGTCCGGCTCTACCGGCAGTACGGCGATCCGGCGTACGACGCCCAGGTCATCAGCTACGGGGACATCACGGACAGTGAGGTGGTGATCGACTTCCGGGTGAACCTGCCCGACGGCGGTGCGGCGGTGTGCGTGCTGCGTGCCCGGGACCACGCCGGTGCCGAGGTGGCCCGCGAGGAGGTGCCGGTGAGCGCCGTCGAGGGGCAGCGGCACGTCACCGTCCGGCACCGCCTCGTCACCAGCGCGCGACCCTTCATCGGTGAGGTCGTCCGCTGCCGGCCGGCCACCTGA
- the greA gene encoding transcription elongation factor GreA: MSNGNEAPATWLSQDAYDRLKGELDELIANRPVIAAEINARREEGDLRENGGYHAAREEQGKAEGRILYLKELLRTAQVGEAPTVDAVAPGMVVTIYFDDDADDTETFLLGSREIASTTDLTVYSPESALGQAILGGKAGQACTYTAPSGADIKVTVVSFEPFSG, encoded by the coding sequence GTGTCCAATGGCAACGAGGCGCCCGCCACCTGGCTGTCCCAGGACGCGTACGACCGTCTGAAGGGCGAGCTCGATGAGTTGATCGCCAACCGGCCGGTCATCGCCGCCGAGATCAACGCGCGGCGCGAGGAAGGCGACCTGCGCGAGAACGGCGGCTACCATGCCGCCCGCGAGGAGCAGGGCAAGGCCGAGGGGCGCATCCTCTATCTGAAGGAGCTGCTCCGCACGGCCCAGGTCGGCGAGGCGCCGACCGTCGACGCCGTGGCACCCGGGATGGTCGTGACGATCTACTTCGACGACGACGCCGACGACACAGAGACCTTCCTGCTCGGCTCGCGCGAGATCGCCTCCACCACGGACCTGACGGTCTACAGCCCCGAGTCGGCCCTCGGCCAGGCGATCCTGGGCGGCAAGGCCGGCCAGGCCTGCACCTACACCGCGCCCAGCGGCGCGGACATCAAGGTGACGGTGGTCAGCTTCGAGCCGTTCTCCGGCTGA